From one Paenibacillus sp. FSL K6-1330 genomic stretch:
- a CDS encoding ABC transporter ATP-binding protein, translating to MLSPDTNMKDEYVSFSSKNIFRTFLFWPRIFKLLWETHAGYLIGILISNLFKGILPAIALLATRELINSVVASVPQGEFRPILLAFGFLMLLNILSDFVGIVDGYFRKMFQSLLSNRVNLKLIEKAHQMTLQSFEDADVQNKLQRAQGEANYRPFEIFVQMLGIISGVVTLVSASAILIAWKWWVIFVIILIPCLSFYSFLKIGQREFYTYYQRAGKQRESWYLSFLVTRDNSFKEIKIFQLGNYLRERYLSILNGFHLEDKKLASRRSYTSLIFQVINQIACGFIIFLAVRSAYIGQIMLGNLISFIQAINLTQSTSQNIVQGILSLCQNNLYVKQLFDFLDMPEEEEVQEIEQRISQIHSIEFRNVSFKYPNTNKNAISNISFMLNSNEKLAIVGKNGSGKSTIVKLITQLYSNFEGDILINGQSIRDLNKESFREKMGVVFQDFVQYEMTVKDNVGFGDVNQKENEQLVWKAIEQSGITKLINTLPNKLNTMLGKWFDDGQQLSGGQWQRVAIARAFMRNADVYILDEPSSYLDPHSEKEVFNKFEQLTHQKIGVFISHRLSSAKKADNIILLEEGRIIEAGNHDSLMRLNGMYSEMFEIQASSYLSSNDEETLEENAFISSFVSTSAE from the coding sequence ATGTTATCTCCTGATACAAATATGAAGGACGAGTATGTGTCGTTTTCCTCCAAAAATATATTTCGGACATTTCTCTTTTGGCCCCGCATATTCAAGCTTCTGTGGGAAACACATGCCGGTTATTTAATCGGCATCTTAATTTCAAACCTGTTTAAAGGGATTTTACCTGCGATTGCCTTGCTTGCAACAAGAGAATTGATAAATAGCGTAGTAGCAAGTGTGCCTCAAGGAGAGTTCAGGCCCATTCTTCTAGCCTTTGGCTTTTTAATGTTGCTGAACATTCTATCAGACTTCGTTGGTATCGTTGACGGGTATTTCCGGAAAATGTTTCAAAGCCTTCTATCCAATCGGGTCAATTTAAAATTAATCGAGAAGGCTCATCAGATGACGCTCCAGTCTTTTGAAGACGCCGATGTGCAGAACAAGCTGCAGCGTGCGCAAGGAGAAGCCAACTACAGGCCCTTTGAAATATTTGTCCAAATGCTCGGAATCATTAGCGGTGTAGTAACATTAGTTTCGGCTTCCGCCATTCTTATCGCTTGGAAGTGGTGGGTTATTTTCGTGATTATCCTTATCCCTTGTCTGTCGTTTTATTCTTTCCTGAAGATCGGCCAGAGAGAATTCTACACCTACTATCAGAGAGCTGGAAAGCAGCGCGAATCCTGGTATCTGTCATTTCTGGTTACTCGAGACAACAGCTTTAAAGAAATCAAAATATTCCAACTGGGGAATTATCTGCGGGAAAGGTATTTATCGATACTCAATGGCTTCCATCTTGAGGACAAGAAACTGGCTTCACGCAGGTCGTATACCTCACTAATCTTTCAGGTGATCAATCAGATCGCCTGCGGATTCATTATTTTCCTGGCTGTCCGGAGCGCGTATATCGGCCAAATCATGTTGGGGAATTTAATCAGCTTCATTCAGGCTATCAATCTTACCCAATCGACGTCGCAAAATATCGTTCAGGGAATTTTGAGCCTATGCCAAAATAACTTATATGTAAAGCAGCTCTTTGATTTCTTGGATATGCCCGAGGAAGAAGAGGTGCAAGAAATTGAGCAAAGGATATCCCAAATTCACAGCATTGAATTTCGCAACGTATCCTTCAAATACCCAAATACCAATAAAAATGCAATTTCCAATATTAGTTTTATGCTAAATAGCAATGAGAAATTAGCCATTGTAGGCAAGAACGGTTCTGGCAAATCTACAATTGTTAAGCTGATCACACAATTATATTCCAATTTTGAAGGTGACATTCTGATTAATGGTCAATCGATACGTGATTTGAATAAAGAGAGCTTCCGTGAAAAAATGGGGGTGGTGTTTCAGGACTTCGTCCAATATGAAATGACGGTCAAGGATAATGTCGGGTTTGGGGATGTGAATCAGAAGGAGAATGAACAGTTAGTATGGAAAGCCATTGAACAATCCGGTATTACGAAATTAATCAACACGCTGCCCAACAAATTAAATACGATGCTTGGAAAATGGTTTGATGATGGCCAGCAGCTATCGGGTGGACAATGGCAGCGCGTTGCGATCGCCAGAGCCTTTATGAGGAATGCAGATGTTTATATTTTGGACGAACCAAGCTCATATCTGGACCCTCATTCAGAGAAAGAAGTTTTTAACAAGTTTGAGCAGCTGACACATCAAAAAATCGGGGTTTTTATCTCTCATAGATTATCTTCTGCCAAAAAAGCTGATAACATTATATTGTTGGAAGAGGGCCGAATTATTGAGGCCGGCAACCACGATAGCTTGATGAGATTAAATGGAATGTATTCGGAAATGTTTGAAATTCAAGCTTCCTCCTATCTCTCATCAAATGATGAAGAGACTTTGGAAGAGAATGCGTTTATATCTTCTTTTGTTAGCACTTCGGCCGAATAA
- a CDS encoding ABC transporter ATP-binding protein: MNEYAIDTHQLTRRFGQRETVKQINLKVPKREVYGFLGPNGAGKTTTIRMLLGLIRSSSGEIRILGKDLKKNRMDILKDVGSLVESPSYYAHLSGYNNLKIMALIHGIQDSRILEVLEWVRLNHAAHQSVRSYSLGMKQRLGIAMALITNPKLLILDEPTNGLDPSGIQEIRELITRLPRDFDITVLLSSHLLSEIEQVATWVGIINQGEMIFQGPLQELTDRSKPYVWIEMDRPVEAAAALNDHGWDAEHEITTGQIKTSMITRPQSAEMIRFLVNRQYDVYRVTEKKKTLEEIFLELTGQENSL; encoded by the coding sequence ATGAACGAATATGCGATCGATACACATCAACTGACCCGAAGATTCGGGCAGCGGGAAACAGTAAAGCAGATTAATTTGAAGGTTCCCAAGCGGGAGGTCTATGGATTTTTGGGGCCAAATGGAGCGGGTAAGACAACAACGATTCGGATGCTCCTAGGACTCATCCGCTCGTCATCCGGGGAGATTCGCATACTTGGCAAAGATCTGAAGAAGAACCGAATGGACATTCTGAAAGATGTGGGTTCTCTCGTAGAATCTCCTTCGTACTATGCTCATCTTTCAGGATACAATAATTTGAAAATCATGGCGCTAATCCACGGCATACAAGATTCCAGGATTCTGGAGGTTCTGGAATGGGTGAGACTTAATCATGCAGCTCATCAGTCGGTCAGGAGTTATTCACTTGGCATGAAGCAGCGGCTCGGGATAGCGATGGCGCTCATTACGAACCCCAAATTATTGATTCTGGATGAGCCGACGAATGGACTTGATCCATCAGGAATTCAGGAAATTCGAGAGTTGATTACCAGACTTCCTCGTGATTTTGATATAACGGTTTTGCTCTCAAGCCATTTATTGAGCGAAATTGAGCAGGTTGCAACCTGGGTGGGAATTATTAACCAGGGGGAAATGATTTTTCAAGGACCGCTTCAGGAATTAACCGACCGAAGTAAGCCTTATGTATGGATTGAGATGGATCGGCCTGTGGAAGCAGCAGCTGCTCTGAACGATCATGGATGGGATGCGGAACATGAAATAACAACGGGTCAGATCAAAACTTCCATGATCACCAGGCCGCAATCGGCGGAAATGATTCGCTTTCTTGTGAATCGGCAATATGATGTATACCGAGTAACAGAGAAGAAGAAGACCCTGGAGGAAATCTTTCTGGAATTGACCGGTCAGGAGAACAGCTTATGA
- a CDS encoding maltose ABC transporter substrate-binding protein has product MKMKKLLTLAATFTLAFSITACGGNSPAPAAEAPAENPPAQETPAENTEAPELKPEEGAKLIVWESRDERAYTDAVAKEFTEKYGVEVTIEELSPTDQVTKLQQDGPSGLGADVVLFPHDNLGKAVATNLVLPNDYFEEKTKSSNTEAAIQGVSYDGVLYGYPRAAETYLMYYNKDLVKEVPTTMEEVIEFSKTFTDKSKNKYGFMFETGNLYFAYPFLASNGGYIFGNGGADVNDIGLNNEGAVKSMEVYASLKEILPVKSGDITPDIKRGLFTSGDLAMDINGPWELGGYKEALGDKLGVAPIPTIGGQPAVSFSGIKAWYVSSFTKYPQAARLFADFATSKEAQLKLSALVGSVPTNNEAQEDDQIKNDEYVSAFTEQFKSSQPMPSVPEMANVWSPVGAALAEIWDNNKDVKETLDKAVNQVKDLNSGGASE; this is encoded by the coding sequence ATGAAGATGAAGAAACTACTTACGCTAGCTGCAACCTTCACGTTGGCGTTCTCCATTACAGCGTGCGGAGGAAATTCACCTGCTCCTGCTGCTGAGGCACCTGCTGAGAATCCACCGGCACAGGAGACGCCGGCCGAAAATACAGAAGCACCGGAACTTAAGCCAGAGGAAGGCGCTAAATTGATCGTATGGGAAAGTAGAGACGAAAGAGCCTACACGGATGCGGTTGCTAAAGAATTTACCGAAAAATACGGTGTTGAAGTAACCATCGAAGAATTGTCTCCAACCGACCAAGTGACCAAGCTTCAACAAGACGGACCATCCGGATTGGGTGCTGACGTTGTATTGTTCCCTCACGATAACCTGGGTAAAGCCGTAGCTACAAACCTGGTTCTGCCAAATGATTACTTCGAAGAAAAAACGAAGAGCAGCAACACGGAAGCCGCTATCCAAGGCGTAAGTTATGACGGCGTTCTGTATGGATACCCGCGCGCTGCTGAAACATACCTGATGTACTACAACAAAGACTTGGTAAAAGAAGTTCCAACAACGATGGAAGAAGTTATTGAGTTCAGCAAAACCTTCACAGACAAATCCAAGAACAAGTATGGATTCATGTTCGAAACAGGTAACCTGTACTTCGCCTATCCATTCCTTGCTTCCAATGGCGGCTACATCTTCGGTAACGGCGGCGCAGATGTCAACGATATCGGCCTCAACAATGAAGGCGCAGTCAAGAGTATGGAAGTTTACGCAAGCCTGAAAGAAATCCTTCCGGTTAAATCCGGCGACATTACGCCTGATATTAAACGCGGACTGTTCACATCCGGCGATCTGGCTATGGACATTAACGGACCTTGGGAGCTTGGCGGATACAAAGAAGCGCTCGGCGACAAGCTTGGCGTTGCTCCAATCCCAACCATCGGCGGCCAGCCTGCTGTATCGTTCTCCGGTATCAAAGCTTGGTACGTAAGCTCGTTCACGAAATACCCGCAAGCCGCTCGCTTGTTCGCGGACTTTGCAACAAGCAAAGAAGCTCAATTGAAACTGAGCGCATTGGTTGGATCGGTTCCGACAAACAATGAAGCTCAAGAAGACGATCAAATCAAGAATGACGAGTATGTATCCGCATTCACAGAGCAATTCAAATCTTCCCAACCGATGCCATCCGTTCCTGAAATGGCTAACGTATGGTCTCCTGTAGGTGCTGCATTGGCTGAGATCTGGGATAACAACAAAGACGTAAAAGAAACGCTTGATAAAGCTGTAAATCAAGTGAAAGATCTCAACAGTGGTGGAGCTAGCGAGTAA
- a CDS encoding sugar ABC transporter permease — MRQHRTTAAVLSAICMGLGQLYNRQWIKGVLLLIVGIFSLYYFINNLGDAIWGMTTLGEQGSHLEKVNGLTQMVAGDHSINLLIEGLITMIMFAIFLIGYYANIKNAYNAGKLREQGVKPNNFRQTLYYIFEWKFAQSFLTLPAIGILFFTVMPIIFMVMLAFTNYSAPNNLPPANLVDWVGFKTFTNLVALKSWSHTFFGVLTWTIIWAVLATVTTYFGGVLVALLIQQKGIRFKGVWRVILIIPYAIPQLISLLVMRNMFNGQFGPINQYLRYFGLEGLPWLTDPVWAKVTVIIVNMWVGIPVSMLLVMSVLTTIPKDLYEAADVDGATGFQKFKIITLPMIMFSTAPVLITQFAGNINNFNLIFLLTNGNPVVGDYQYAGATDLLVTWLYKLTLDQQRYSMASAIGIIIFMIIATFSIYNYRRTRSFKEEDMIQ; from the coding sequence ATGCGTCAACATCGTACGACAGCAGCCGTATTATCAGCCATCTGTATGGGTCTGGGTCAGCTTTACAACCGACAATGGATCAAAGGCGTTCTTTTACTTATCGTAGGTATATTCAGTCTGTATTACTTCATCAACAACCTGGGTGATGCCATCTGGGGAATGACAACTTTGGGGGAACAGGGAAGCCATTTAGAGAAAGTCAACGGTTTAACCCAAATGGTAGCAGGTGACCATTCCATCAATCTCCTGATTGAAGGACTTATCACCATGATTATGTTTGCGATTTTTCTTATCGGATATTATGCCAATATCAAAAACGCATATAACGCTGGAAAACTAAGGGAACAGGGTGTAAAACCCAACAATTTCAGACAGACCCTTTATTATATTTTTGAATGGAAATTCGCGCAATCATTCCTGACACTGCCGGCGATTGGTATTTTGTTTTTTACGGTCATGCCGATTATCTTCATGGTCATGCTGGCGTTTACCAACTATTCCGCTCCAAACAATCTGCCGCCGGCGAATCTGGTTGACTGGGTTGGTTTCAAAACCTTTACCAATCTCGTTGCATTGAAATCCTGGAGCCACACCTTCTTCGGCGTCCTGACCTGGACGATCATCTGGGCGGTGCTGGCAACAGTAACGACGTATTTTGGCGGTGTGCTTGTTGCACTGCTTATTCAACAAAAGGGAATTCGTTTCAAAGGCGTATGGCGTGTCATTTTGATCATTCCATATGCGATTCCGCAGCTGATTTCTTTGCTAGTGATGCGTAATATGTTTAACGGGCAATTCGGACCGATCAACCAGTATTTAAGATATTTCGGTTTGGAAGGCCTGCCATGGCTGACCGATCCGGTCTGGGCCAAAGTGACCGTTATTATCGTCAATATGTGGGTAGGTATCCCGGTATCCATGCTTCTTGTCATGAGTGTCCTGACTACGATTCCGAAGGATCTCTATGAAGCGGCCGATGTGGATGGGGCGACCGGATTCCAGAAATTCAAGATCATCACCCTGCCGATGATTATGTTCTCGACGGCACCGGTACTGATTACGCAATTTGCCGGTAATATCAATAACTTTAACTTGATTTTCCTCCTGACGAACGGTAACCCGGTTGTGGGTGACTATCAATACGCGGGCGCGACGGACCTGCTGGTAACCTGGCTCTATAAACTGACGCTGGATCAGCAGCGCTACAGCATGGCATCGGCCATCGGTATTATCATCTTCATGATTATTGCGACCTTCTCGATTTACAATTATCGCAGAACCAGATCCTTTAAAGAGGAGGATATGATCCAATAA
- a CDS encoding sugar ABC transporter permease gives MGIKMRNAIRLTASYITLVIIAIGCIYPALWIILASFRPGKSLYSKSLIPESFTLSHYKELFTSQSFLFGTWYMNTLKIAIFSMIIGTILVLLTSYAVSRFRFKGRQNALSVILVLGMFPGFMSMIALYILLNSLDLLNTHAAMIIVYAAGAPLGGTLIMKGFLDTIPRSLDEAAKIDGATNFQIFRKIILPLSKPMITYMGLTLFVGPWVDFIFARLVLRTKENWTLAVGLWDLVNSTQDSNFTLFAAASVLIALPITLLFVFLQRLLVDGMTAGASKG, from the coding sequence ATGGGAATTAAAATGAGAAATGCGATTCGTCTGACGGCAAGTTATATTACGCTTGTCATCATCGCGATCGGTTGTATTTACCCGGCGCTCTGGATTATTCTGGCCTCTTTCCGTCCCGGAAAGTCGTTGTACAGCAAATCCTTGATTCCAGAATCTTTTACGCTCAGTCATTATAAAGAATTGTTTACGTCCCAAAGCTTTCTGTTTGGCACGTGGTACATGAATACATTGAAAATTGCGATATTCTCCATGATTATCGGGACCATTCTTGTTCTGCTTACAAGTTATGCGGTATCCCGGTTCCGGTTTAAAGGCCGGCAGAATGCGCTATCGGTCATTCTCGTGCTGGGGATGTTCCCAGGCTTCATGAGTATGATCGCCTTGTATATCCTGCTGAACTCCCTGGATCTGCTGAATACGCATGCGGCAATGATTATCGTGTATGCGGCAGGGGCGCCGCTAGGCGGAACTCTGATCATGAAGGGCTTTCTGGATACGATACCGCGAAGTTTGGATGAAGCGGCGAAGATCGACGGAGCCACCAATTTCCAGATTTTCCGCAAAATCATTCTGCCGTTGTCGAAGCCGATGATCACGTATATGGGCTTGACCCTGTTCGTTGGTCCGTGGGTAGACTTTATCTTTGCCAGACTCGTGCTCCGGACAAAAGAAAACTGGACGCTCGCCGTCGGTCTATGGGATCTCGTCAACTCGACTCAAGACAGTAACTTTACGCTGTTCGCAGCGGCATCGGTGCTGATCGCACTGCCGATCACCCTGCTGTTTGTGTTCCTGCAGCGTTTGCTGGTCGATGGCATGACGGCTGGTGCAAGCAAAGGGTAA
- a CDS encoding ABC transporter permease → MRMLLRAEGMKLQWKIIFLLIVLDTLINSAMGAMQLQSLRDFFPPSWSTLYIHSVNLHSMFFYPLYSGIIASLLCLYEHKDGGWKITMSLPVPRYKVFYAKYILLVGILALVQIVFLLGYLGTGYLVKAPERIPWETLLYSVIGGWIGVLPLAALQLMVSIRVRNFGASLAMSIGYVVPNIVLTGFHSAIGAWLPFTIPYYVMMPQAALYAPRVEPYSLWSIVIFTGMVYLLMGQRFVEKRDWL, encoded by the coding sequence ATGAGAATGCTGTTACGTGCTGAAGGAATGAAACTTCAATGGAAAATTATATTTTTACTCATCGTATTGGATACGCTGATCAACTCAGCGATGGGGGCGATGCAGCTTCAGAGTTTAAGGGACTTTTTTCCGCCTAGCTGGTCTACGCTTTATATACACAGCGTCAATCTTCATTCTATGTTTTTCTATCCTCTGTATAGCGGGATTATAGCATCTTTATTGTGTTTATATGAGCATAAAGATGGGGGCTGGAAGATCACGATGAGTTTGCCGGTCCCCCGGTACAAGGTCTTTTACGCGAAATATATTTTGTTGGTCGGGATTCTGGCGTTGGTACAGATCGTATTTTTGCTTGGTTACCTTGGAACGGGTTATCTTGTCAAGGCTCCTGAAAGGATTCCGTGGGAAACATTACTGTATTCAGTCATAGGGGGATGGATAGGAGTTTTACCACTCGCTGCTTTACAACTTATGGTTTCGATAAGAGTTCGTAATTTCGGAGCCTCGCTGGCCATGTCCATAGGTTATGTGGTACCGAATATCGTGCTGACAGGTTTTCATTCTGCGATCGGGGCCTGGCTTCCGTTTACCATTCCCTACTATGTTATGATGCCACAGGCAGCGCTCTACGCGCCGCGAGTCGAACCTTATAGCTTGTGGTCAATTGTGATATTTACGGGAATGGTGTATTTGTTGATGGGGCAGAGGTTCGTTGAAAAAAGAGATTGGTTGTAG
- a CDS encoding ABC transporter permease has product MILELMRAEGLKLKRLCRWMPLIQGIILISMTALEWYLYFRQGPGGIYAGFAVMYMFLSFIFLLGITLLASIMAGTEHETKAWKQLLAMPVPKGSVFLAKLAWIFILQLCTVIITIAGMCMIWVLYSDEPIPWGIMILQPLFACLATLPMMAIQLWLSTVFSNQALPLAIGIFGSISSLFLARSHSFVIQILPWSYPSLSSPLVPGHMQWIGISLGIGAMLSVLGALLFARREFE; this is encoded by the coding sequence ATGATACTGGAACTGATGCGTGCAGAGGGATTAAAGCTGAAGCGATTATGCCGGTGGATGCCTCTCATACAAGGCATCATTTTAATCAGCATGACGGCTCTTGAGTGGTATCTTTATTTTCGCCAAGGCCCCGGGGGGATCTATGCTGGCTTTGCCGTAATGTATATGTTTTTATCTTTCATTTTTTTATTGGGAATTACACTCCTAGCCAGTATCATGGCAGGTACCGAGCACGAAACCAAGGCATGGAAGCAGCTTCTCGCGATGCCTGTTCCCAAAGGCTCCGTATTCCTGGCGAAATTGGCTTGGATATTTATTTTGCAGTTATGTACCGTAATCATTACTATTGCTGGCATGTGCATGATCTGGGTCCTATACTCGGATGAACCGATACCATGGGGAATTATGATATTGCAGCCTCTATTCGCATGTTTGGCAACACTGCCGATGATGGCCATTCAGCTCTGGTTGTCCACGGTATTTTCCAACCAGGCATTACCGCTGGCTATAGGGATATTTGGATCTATCTCCAGCCTGTTTTTAGCTCGAAGCCATTCTTTTGTGATTCAGATCCTTCCCTGGTCGTATCCGTCGTTATCGAGTCCGCTTGTCCCCGGTCATATGCAGTGGATTGGCATCTCACTCGGAATAGGGGCAATGCTGTCGGTTCTGGGAGCTCTCCTGTTTGCCAGGCGAGAATTTGAATAG
- a CDS encoding response regulator transcription factor, protein MDNISVLLVDDEQGLCDMLTTVLKKEGLRHIRSVGTGQEAVRILTEFNPDVIILDVMLPDEDGFEVCRKIRKMTETPILFLTARDSDLDKLMGFGIGGDDYITKPFNPLEVVARIKARVKYKVQREKLVLSRLSELDFGYFRVDLAAGELIVNGNHVECPAREWELLVFLCRNPNRIFSTRQLYESVWNEPYLGDEKTVVIHIFRLRKRMEPDPRNPRFLVNVRGLGYKMLAPRKEQL, encoded by the coding sequence ATGGATAATATTTCTGTACTGCTTGTGGATGATGAACAAGGGTTATGCGATATGTTGACTACCGTGTTGAAGAAGGAAGGCTTACGGCATATTCGAAGTGTGGGTACAGGGCAGGAAGCGGTGCGAATATTAACGGAGTTTAATCCGGACGTGATCATACTGGATGTCATGCTCCCGGATGAAGACGGCTTTGAGGTGTGCCGAAAAATTCGCAAAATGACCGAAACGCCGATTCTTTTTCTTACCGCCCGGGACTCTGACTTGGACAAGCTCATGGGGTTTGGGATTGGGGGGGACGATTATATTACGAAACCATTCAATCCATTGGAAGTTGTTGCCCGCATTAAAGCTCGCGTGAAATATAAAGTACAGCGGGAAAAATTGGTCCTGTCACGGTTATCCGAACTGGATTTTGGTTACTTTCGGGTAGACCTCGCAGCGGGGGAGTTGATCGTAAATGGAAACCACGTGGAGTGCCCGGCACGCGAATGGGAGCTGCTTGTGTTCCTATGCCGAAATCCAAATCGTATATTTAGTACGCGCCAATTATACGAATCAGTTTGGAACGAGCCCTACCTTGGGGATGAGAAGACGGTTGTAATCCATATCTTCAGGCTGCGAAAAAGGATGGAGCCCGACCCTAGAAATCCCCGGTTTCTTGTTAATGTAAGAGGACTTGGCTACAAAATGTTGGCTCCAAGGAAGGAGCAACTATGA
- a CDS encoding HAMP domain-containing sensor histidine kinase, producing MKSFLAVTGFLLTVIFIIAYGWCVGKPLTYLIRWINRLSEGNYSQPREHFRQPNEVSDASLHHNHYRYPYVLYKELFDQMTQLSNQLLQSENDRLHMEVKKQEWIAAIGHDLKTPLSYIEGYAHMLAATDYHWTDEEKQDFSRQISSKTAELKHLIHDLNHTGRWSVEQFPMNRKCDDVVNFLRDMIIDIANHPLAEQTSFMFNTEEIGFMMEFDSSLLGRALQNVIMNAVIHNPPGTKVQCDISVKENHCYIVIEDDGNGIEDTILRQVLDQSGKGIAIANAFVEAHSGSMSILPADSKGTRVEFVLPISP from the coding sequence ATGAAGAGTTTTTTAGCTGTTACAGGATTCCTACTAACGGTCATTTTTATTATTGCTTACGGCTGGTGCGTGGGCAAACCACTCACTTATTTAATCCGTTGGATCAACCGATTATCCGAGGGGAATTATAGCCAGCCGCGGGAGCATTTCCGTCAGCCAAACGAAGTCTCCGACGCCTCATTACACCATAACCACTATCGTTATCCGTATGTCTTATATAAAGAATTATTTGATCAAATGACTCAATTATCGAATCAACTGCTGCAAAGCGAGAACGATCGATTACATATGGAAGTCAAGAAGCAGGAATGGATTGCGGCAATTGGCCACGATCTCAAAACGCCATTGTCCTATATTGAAGGTTATGCTCATATGCTCGCGGCTACCGATTATCATTGGACCGATGAAGAGAAACAAGATTTTAGCAGGCAGATCAGCAGCAAGACAGCGGAGTTGAAGCATCTCATCCATGACTTAAATCATACGGGCCGGTGGTCAGTCGAACAGTTCCCGATGAATAGAAAATGTGATGATGTAGTGAATTTTCTGCGCGATATGATAATAGATATCGCCAACCACCCGTTAGCCGAGCAAACCTCCTTTATGTTTAATACGGAAGAGATCGGGTTCATGATGGAGTTTGACAGCAGTCTGTTGGGCCGAGCCCTTCAAAATGTAATCATGAACGCGGTTATCCATAATCCGCCCGGCACCAAGGTTCAATGCGATATCTCTGTAAAGGAGAACCATTGTTACATTGTGATAGAGGATGATGGAAACGGGATCGAGGATACGATATTAAGACAGGTTTTAGATCAATCGGGTAAAGGAATAGCTATAGCCAATGCCTTTGTTGAAGCTCATTCTGGCAGCATGAGCATTCTACCGGCGGATAGTAAGGGTACCCGGGTTGAATTTGTATTGCCGATCAGCCCCTAA